A single window of Nicotiana sylvestris chromosome 3, ASM39365v2, whole genome shotgun sequence DNA harbors:
- the LOC138887018 gene encoding nuclear cap-binding protein subunit 2-like, whose protein sequence is KPLSNLFRDLAKISAYRDRRFSGTQEEFEDALLKSTTVYVGNMSFYTTEEQVYELFSRAAEIKKIVMGLDNNSKTPCGFCFVMFYSRDDTEDSVKYISGTILDDRPIRVDFDWGFQEGRQWGRGRSGGQVRDEYRTDYDPDILLFGGFGRLAYTTPLN, encoded by the exons gatTTAGCCAAGATTTCAGCATATAGGGATAGAAGGTTTTCAGGAACCCAGGAAGAATTTGAAGATGCTTTGCTGAAGTCGACTACTGTTTATGTGGGGAACATGTCCTTCTACACAACAGAGGAACAAGTGTATGAGCTGTTCTCTCGTGCTGCAGAGATTAAAAAGATAGTGATGGGATTGGATAATAATTCCAAAACTCCTTGTGGGTTCTGCTTTGTAAT GTTCTACTCTAGGGACGACACTGAAGATTCTGTCAAATACATCAGTGGGACAATTCTTGATGATCGCCCGATTCGTGTggattttgattggggatttcAAGAAGGTAGACAATGGGGCCGCGGTAGGAGTGGTGGACAG GTGCGCGACGAATATCGTACCGACTATGATCCAGATATCCTTCTCTTTG ggggatttgggcggctt gcttatactacacctttgaactaa